A single Pseudomonas brassicacearum DNA region contains:
- the folX gene encoding dihydroneopterin triphosphate 2'-epimerase: protein MPQLQPAMARIKVKDLRLRTFIGINEDEILNKQDVLINLTILYAAQEAVRDNDIDHALNYRTITKAIIAHVEGNRFALLERLTQELLDLVMANESVLYAEVEVDKPHALRFAESVSITLAASRAAS, encoded by the coding sequence ATGCCACAACTTCAGCCAGCCATGGCACGCATCAAGGTCAAGGACCTGCGCCTGCGCACTTTCATCGGCATCAACGAAGATGAAATCCTCAACAAGCAGGATGTGTTGATCAACCTGACCATCCTCTACGCCGCCCAGGAGGCGGTGCGCGACAACGACATCGATCACGCGCTGAACTATCGCACCATCACCAAGGCGATCATCGCCCATGTGGAAGGTAACCGCTTCGCCCTGCTCGAACGCTTGACCCAGGAATTGCTCGACCTGGTCATGGCCAACGAGTCGGTGCTGTACGCCGAAGTCGAAGTCGACAAGCCCCACGCCTTGCGATTTGCCGAATCGGTGTCGATTACCCTTGCGGCAAGCCGGGCGGCTTCGTAG